The proteins below are encoded in one region of Sporosarcina sp. FSL K6-1508:
- a CDS encoding VOC family protein, which produces MGYVLDHVGIAVRSIDDALPFYLNVLNGSLEDRYTSDTPGVEVYVAVVRTNDKVIELLAPTNKNSPMARFIKQRGKGVHHIAYRVDDLDKAILEASENGVRFLEDTLRTNARGRRLIYINPASTDGTLIELCSYSE; this is translated from the coding sequence TTGGGATACGTTTTAGATCACGTTGGAATTGCTGTTAGAAGTATTGATGACGCACTTCCCTTTTATCTTAATGTTTTAAATGGTTCATTAGAGGACCGTTATACAAGTGATACACCTGGTGTTGAAGTGTACGTTGCTGTTGTCAGAACGAATGATAAAGTAATTGAATTACTGGCACCGACGAACAAGAACTCTCCAATGGCTCGTTTTATTAAGCAACGGGGAAAAGGGGTGCATCATATTGCATATCGAGTTGACGATTTGGACAAAGCAATACTTGAAGCAAGTGAAAATGGAGTTCGTTTTCTAGAGGACACACTACGCACCAATGCACGTGGAAGAAGGCTCATCTATATTAATCCCGCCTCAACTGATGGTACTTTGATTGAACTTTGTAGTTATTCAGAGTAA
- a CDS encoding IS1182 family transposase, whose product MSIIRQQSLFDMHELYKMEPTHHFEAVFSTVNLNPILNLFDKPKKVGAPRELNYGAMIYSLIARVVERIVTIKDLVRRLDRDPIFRYDCGFLHSDQIPSEASYSRMITVISESDTMTQIHDNLILLAIDEGHIGEENIAIDATHFEARDRAQASEKKEKPASKKRGRKPKAEREQWLKEKQAAEKARPIYEKEIVHQLSESVETLFKEAPIDPKWGIKKNSDGKNTFWFGYKGHLAVSTKSQYILTGMMTSGSLNDGKAAIPLLKKIDRDLPALFNTGLFDAGYDYEPIYQQLTDQNLQAVIPYNRRNEGEMVGYDEHFAPTCVVEHSYLYDSFDPKYKTLKYTRPKECATCPLQHDTLCQKTYKIRQSTDFRKYTNPARGSKKWDELYKERTAVERVNAYLKEFFGLNNVRHRTGKKAKLHFQLVTLVYNASKLATDRIRVVMKQQSLQVA is encoded by the coding sequence ATGTCCATTATACGACAACAAAGCCTGTTTGACATGCATGAATTATATAAGATGGAACCCACCCATCATTTTGAAGCAGTTTTTTCAACAGTTAACTTAAATCCTATCTTGAATCTATTCGATAAACCGAAAAAAGTAGGTGCACCTAGAGAATTGAATTACGGTGCCATGATCTATTCACTTATCGCTCGCGTCGTCGAGCGTATTGTGACAATCAAGGATCTTGTCAGACGGTTGGATCGTGACCCCATTTTTCGTTATGACTGTGGTTTTCTTCATTCCGACCAAATCCCATCCGAAGCTTCTTATTCCAGGATGATTACCGTCATCAGTGAATCAGATACGATGACCCAAATTCATGACAATCTTATTTTGCTGGCCATCGATGAAGGGCATATTGGCGAAGAAAACATCGCCATTGACGCCACCCATTTCGAGGCGAGGGATCGTGCCCAGGCTTCCGAAAAGAAAGAAAAGCCGGCTTCGAAAAAGCGCGGTCGCAAGCCAAAAGCCGAACGTGAACAATGGTTGAAAGAAAAACAGGCGGCGGAGAAAGCGCGTCCGATTTATGAAAAAGAGATTGTACATCAGCTATCCGAATCAGTAGAAACGTTGTTTAAAGAGGCCCCTATCGATCCGAAATGGGGAATCAAGAAAAACAGTGATGGAAAAAACACCTTCTGGTTTGGTTATAAAGGTCATTTGGCCGTCAGCACAAAAAGCCAATATATTCTTACGGGTATGATGACGTCCGGTAGTCTCAATGACGGGAAAGCAGCCATTCCATTATTGAAGAAAATTGATCGGGACCTTCCAGCTTTATTTAACACAGGTCTTTTCGATGCCGGTTACGACTACGAACCGATTTATCAACAATTGACTGACCAAAATCTACAAGCCGTCATTCCGTATAATCGACGCAACGAAGGAGAGATGGTCGGTTACGACGAGCATTTCGCACCGACGTGTGTCGTAGAGCATTCCTATCTTTACGATAGCTTCGATCCGAAATACAAGACACTGAAATATACACGCCCGAAAGAATGTGCGACCTGTCCATTACAACACGACACCCTTTGTCAAAAGACCTATAAAATTAGACAATCCACGGATTTCAGGAAGTACACCAATCCAGCCAGGGGATCGAAAAAGTGGGATGAACTGTACAAGGAACGTACCGCTGTCGAACGGGTCAATGCGTATTTAAAAGAATTCTTCGGGCTCAATAATGTCCGTCATCGAACTGGAAAGAAAGCGAAGCTGCACTTCCAATTGGTGACGCTTGTTTATAATGCTTCAAAATTAGCCACGGATCGGATCAGAGTAGTAATGAAGCAACAGTCGTTACAAGTAGCTTAA
- a CDS encoding DUF4317 domain-containing protein has product MNKKDIAAIRKQFKLDTDLLKITEIYKVYIKQESSDFYHEESQSFSLLDREQQELFLTNFKKVLGGKLGLKLFEVKFQEQAEEQTDHTQRLLYEGLHSDEVGDWKENMQSIARKMVQDSQYEKDIVVTFIRGTYFKPTKRNHDEEEVAKQDEVYKNPFILCSMNQTELPKRSLVFDFNEKEFKSRDMLDPIINLTSPIGGFVFPCFTDNAADVNHILYAAGKANKPDYHFIENVLDGEEIMTAEDDKAVFEEIVKEVAGNEMNTRTLASVYDELNSMLLVENEEEDESLSTLDTKEVERVLKASGVKDVSTEIVERAFQKVIEDKTYEMKASHIVPSYTTKSIKIETKVANIAISPQDLRYVRQVTVNGKRCILIEVEEDTIIEGFTLLPEELLE; this is encoded by the coding sequence ATGAACAAGAAGGACATTGCAGCGATTCGCAAGCAATTTAAGTTAGATACGGATTTACTGAAAATCACTGAGATTTATAAAGTGTATATTAAGCAGGAGAGCAGTGATTTCTATCATGAGGAAAGCCAGTCATTTTCCCTATTGGACAGGGAGCAACAGGAGTTGTTTCTGACCAACTTTAAAAAAGTGTTAGGTGGAAAACTAGGGTTGAAACTATTTGAGGTGAAGTTTCAAGAGCAAGCGGAGGAGCAAACGGATCATACGCAACGACTTTTATATGAGGGCCTCCATTCGGATGAAGTAGGAGATTGGAAAGAGAATATGCAAAGTATAGCCCGGAAAATGGTGCAAGATTCTCAATATGAAAAGGATATCGTTGTGACTTTTATCCGCGGTACTTATTTTAAACCGACGAAAAGGAATCATGATGAAGAGGAAGTCGCAAAGCAGGATGAAGTGTACAAGAACCCATTCATTCTCTGCAGTATGAATCAGACTGAACTGCCGAAACGGTCACTTGTATTTGATTTCAATGAGAAGGAATTTAAGTCGCGTGACATGCTCGATCCGATCATCAATTTAACTTCTCCAATTGGTGGATTTGTGTTCCCTTGCTTTACTGACAATGCGGCAGACGTCAATCACATCTTGTATGCTGCTGGCAAAGCGAATAAGCCAGATTACCACTTCATCGAGAATGTGCTGGACGGCGAAGAGATTATGACTGCTGAGGATGATAAAGCCGTCTTTGAAGAAATCGTAAAAGAAGTGGCTGGTAATGAGATGAATACAAGAACCCTTGCCAGTGTATATGATGAATTAAACAGTATGTTGCTTGTGGAAAACGAGGAAGAAGATGAAAGTCTTTCTACTTTGGATACTAAAGAAGTGGAGCGTGTGCTGAAGGCAAGTGGAGTGAAAGATGTGAGCACGGAAATAGTGGAAAGGGCATTTCAGAAAGTAATCGAAGACAAAACATATGAAATGAAGGCAAGCCATATCGTTCCAAGTTACACAACCAAGTCCATCAAGATTGAAACGAAAGTAGCAAACATTGCTATCAGCCCACAAGACTTGAGATATGTGAGGCAGGTCACTGTCAATGGAAAACGTTGTATTTTGATTGAGGTAGAAGAAGACACGATAATTGAAGGGTTTACGCTGCTTCCGGAAGAACTGTTGGAGTAA
- a CDS encoding SDR family oxidoreductase, translating into MRLQDKVTVVTGAGSGMGKAIAMLYAQEGAKVVVSDINNDSANAVVEEIKSNGGDAIVVVANVAKEEDIQNLIDTAVSTYGTVDVLVNNAGIMDNFEAAGDIEDDKWDRIFAINTTSVMRSTRKVLPIFLAKEQGVIINIASAGGLYGARAGAAYTASKHAVVGFTKNTGFMYAKQGIRCNAIAPGGVETNIGSSMTSINEFGMGRIQPGLAINPRTGKPEEIAKVALFLASDDSSFVNGTVITADAGWTAY; encoded by the coding sequence TTGAGACTTCAAGACAAAGTAACGGTTGTAACTGGGGCCGGTTCAGGCATGGGGAAAGCAATCGCTATGCTCTATGCGCAAGAAGGGGCAAAAGTGGTTGTGTCCGATATTAACAATGATTCTGCTAATGCAGTGGTAGAAGAAATTAAATCGAATGGCGGGGACGCCATTGTTGTCGTTGCGAATGTTGCCAAAGAAGAGGACATTCAAAATCTAATTGACACAGCTGTCAGCACGTATGGCACAGTTGACGTGTTGGTGAATAATGCCGGTATTATGGACAACTTTGAAGCTGCGGGTGATATTGAAGACGATAAGTGGGATCGGATTTTCGCGATAAATACGACGAGTGTTATGCGTTCAACACGTAAAGTATTGCCGATCTTTTTAGCAAAAGAGCAAGGCGTGATTATTAATATAGCTTCAGCAGGAGGACTATATGGTGCTCGTGCTGGTGCTGCATACACGGCATCTAAACACGCTGTTGTTGGCTTTACAAAAAATACGGGCTTTATGTACGCTAAGCAGGGTATTCGATGTAACGCTATTGCCCCAGGGGGAGTAGAAACGAACATCGGATCTTCGATGACATCGATCAACGAGTTTGGGATGGGACGCATTCAACCGGGACTTGCAATTAATCCACGGACGGGCAAGCCTGAAGAGATTGCAAAGGTGGCATTGTTCCTAGCTTCAGACGATTCGAGCTTCGTCAATGGTACGGTCATAACGGCAGATGCAGGATGGACTGCTTATTAA
- a CDS encoding TetR/AcrR family transcriptional regulator produces MSDPSPSVDRRIRKSKVALKDALLTLMQTKEFKHISITDIVQLADLNRGTFYKHYAEKEELLEEIIDEVMKDLITSYRAPYESLTVFEVSKLTASAIKIFEHVATNANFYTLLGKSNILTGLQARVCNELSQLILQDISNRPLHTETNSKMLANYQAYAIWGMITVWIDSEFLYPSDYMAEQLLAILHQSSVNDTGSRG; encoded by the coding sequence ATGTCTGATCCATCACCAAGCGTGGATAGAAGGATTCGAAAATCAAAAGTGGCACTAAAAGACGCACTTCTAACCTTAATGCAAACAAAAGAATTCAAACATATTTCAATTACAGATATTGTCCAACTTGCCGATCTTAATCGGGGAACATTTTACAAACACTATGCAGAGAAAGAAGAACTGTTGGAAGAAATAATCGATGAAGTCATGAAGGATTTAATCACATCTTACCGTGCACCTTATGAAAGCCTGACTGTTTTTGAAGTCAGCAAGCTTACCGCTTCAGCCATTAAAATATTCGAACACGTGGCGACTAACGCCAATTTTTATACATTACTAGGAAAATCCAATATATTAACAGGTCTACAAGCCAGAGTCTGCAACGAATTATCACAACTTATCCTTCAAGACATATCCAATAGACCCTTACATACAGAAACCAATAGCAAGATGCTAGCCAATTACCAAGCATACGCAATTTGGGGAATGATAACCGTTTGGATTGACAGCGAATTCTTATATCCATCCGATTATATGGCCGAACAATTACTTGCGATTCTCCATCAAAGCTCGGTCAATGATACAGGATCACGGGGCTAA
- a CDS encoding S-layer homology domain-containing protein, translating into MKNKLAFLSMAILLFLALPFQAKAADNQFPDVKNHWAHEEIMYLYNHHIISGYPDGTFKPNEPLTRAQAATMLIKALDIPLTVNTSVQFKDVAKTSPNYAVLATVHEKGILRGDNGFMRPGETTTRAQMAAILRRSFELPLDTQATFVDVSPAHWAYQDINGIAKQRIAGGSNGRYMPSESVTRAHFSAFLVRALDDNMKLGKYHSYVSNKGKTVEQNGSIYTISKEDDFRFYVTKENQKTGKKDMLLNNLDIKKEDYFQTLLLTGFPLILYNEDIYIPYWHSVGEMSELPASYGLMKVQTDSQNFEFMSHPSGYTFRNMYIWNDRIFYTNEKNKERYFDYTFDENIPLDDPLVLISTAMDGSDKKIEFRFDARVIFDDVAFTPKHIKVNQNNKSVAFDHSTMYYFNKKGVFKYSLLDQKTSKLSNILAKEMRVTATHIEVMDQKGKKYSLKK; encoded by the coding sequence TTGAAAAACAAACTAGCGTTTTTGTCCATGGCAATCCTGCTTTTCTTAGCTCTGCCTTTTCAAGCAAAGGCTGCTGACAATCAATTTCCCGACGTTAAGAACCATTGGGCACATGAAGAGATTATGTATTTGTATAACCATCACATCATCAGCGGCTATCCTGACGGGACATTTAAACCAAATGAACCCCTCACAAGAGCACAAGCGGCTACAATGCTCATCAAAGCATTGGATATCCCTTTGACGGTAAATACTTCCGTTCAATTTAAGGATGTTGCCAAAACGTCACCTAATTACGCGGTTTTAGCAACCGTACATGAAAAAGGAATTCTTCGCGGCGACAACGGCTTTATGCGCCCTGGCGAAACAACAACTCGCGCTCAAATGGCAGCGATTCTTCGCCGCTCATTTGAATTACCATTAGACACGCAAGCTACTTTCGTTGACGTCTCGCCTGCTCATTGGGCTTATCAAGACATTAACGGGATTGCAAAACAACGGATTGCAGGCGGGTCTAATGGAAGGTACATGCCTTCAGAATCTGTCACCCGTGCCCACTTTTCGGCATTTCTCGTTCGAGCATTAGATGACAATATGAAATTAGGCAAATATCATTCATATGTCAGCAACAAAGGAAAGACTGTCGAACAGAATGGTTCCATTTACACTATTAGTAAAGAAGATGATTTCAGATTTTATGTGACTAAAGAAAATCAAAAAACAGGTAAAAAAGATATGTTGTTGAACAACTTAGACATAAAGAAAGAAGATTACTTTCAAACCCTGTTATTGACCGGATTCCCCCTTATTTTGTATAACGAAGATATTTATATTCCTTACTGGCATTCTGTCGGAGAAATGAGCGAACTTCCAGCATCGTATGGATTGATGAAAGTACAGACAGATAGCCAAAACTTTGAATTCATGAGCCACCCTTCAGGTTATACGTTCCGAAACATGTATATTTGGAACGATCGAATCTTTTACACAAATGAAAAGAACAAAGAGCGTTATTTCGATTACACATTTGATGAAAACATTCCATTAGATGACCCGCTCGTGTTAATATCCACAGCTATGGATGGCAGTGATAAGAAAATAGAATTCAGATTCGATGCTCGCGTCATTTTCGATGACGTTGCATTTACACCAAAGCATATTAAAGTCAACCAAAACAATAAATCCGTAGCATTCGATCACTCCACAATGTACTACTTTAATAAAAAAGGAGTGTTCAAATATAGTTTGCTGGATCAGAAAACAAGCAAACTTTCGAACATCCTTGCCAAAGAAATGCGCGTCACTGCAACCCATATCGAAGTGATGGATCAAAAAGGGAAGAAGTATTCACTTAAAAAGTAA
- the splB gene encoding spore photoproduct lyase: MNKPFTPQLVYFEPNALEYPLGKELKEKFEKMGIETRFTTSHNQIRDLPGDTDAQKYRIAKSTLVVGIRKTLKFETSKPSAEYAIPLATGCMGHCHYCYLQTTMGSKPYIRTYVNVEEIFEAADRYIEERAPEITRFEAACTSDIVGIDHLTHSLKRAIEHIGQTELGRLRFVTKFHFVDHLLDAKHNGNTRFRFSVNADYVIKNFEPGTSPLDKRIEAAGKVARAGYPLGFIVAPIYLHEGWEEGYRHLFERLDEELPQDAREDITFEFIQHRFTKPAKKVIEKNYPKTKLELDEDKRRYKWGKYGIGKYIYQKDEEDEIKSYLYGYMEKYFPNAKLEYFT, encoded by the coding sequence ATGAATAAACCCTTCACACCACAGCTTGTCTATTTTGAGCCCAATGCACTTGAATATCCGCTTGGAAAAGAACTGAAGGAAAAGTTTGAGAAAATGGGGATTGAAACGCGCTTTACGACATCACATAATCAGATTCGGGATTTGCCGGGTGATACGGACGCGCAAAAATACCGTATCGCGAAATCCACCTTAGTCGTAGGAATTCGAAAAACGTTAAAATTCGAGACGTCCAAACCGTCAGCCGAATATGCAATCCCTCTTGCGACAGGGTGTATGGGGCATTGTCATTATTGTTATTTGCAAACGACGATGGGCAGCAAACCCTATATTCGAACTTACGTTAACGTGGAGGAGATTTTTGAAGCGGCTGATCGCTACATCGAAGAACGTGCACCTGAAATTACCCGATTCGAAGCTGCGTGTACATCCGATATTGTGGGAATTGACCATTTGACGCATTCATTAAAAAGAGCAATTGAACATATTGGTCAAACGGAATTAGGTAGGCTACGTTTTGTAACGAAATTTCACTTTGTAGACCATTTATTGGATGCCAAGCATAATGGCAATACGCGATTCAGATTTAGCGTAAACGCTGATTATGTTATTAAGAATTTTGAGCCCGGCACTTCTCCTCTGGATAAAAGAATCGAGGCTGCCGGGAAAGTGGCAAGAGCCGGTTATCCACTAGGCTTTATCGTTGCTCCCATTTACCTTCATGAAGGCTGGGAGGAAGGCTACCGCCACTTGTTCGAACGACTTGACGAGGAATTGCCGCAAGATGCAAGAGAGGATATTACATTTGAGTTCATTCAACACCGATTTACGAAGCCTGCAAAAAAAGTAATTGAAAAGAACTACCCAAAGACAAAATTGGAGTTAGATGAAGATAAAAGGCGATACAAATGGGGGAAGTATGGAATCGGTAAGTATATTTACCAAAAGGACGAAGAGGATGAAATAAAATCGTATTTATACGGCTATATGGAAAAGTACTTTCCGAATGCGAAATTGGAGTATTTTACTTAA
- a CDS encoding DUF378 domain-containing protein: MSMLSRIALALVIIGGLNWGLIGFFQFDLVATLFGGQDAFLSRVVYGLVGLSALLCLGLLFKPSEEIDTVTDRHSRFSNPNLGTEFGEEADFRKERDAEMKKANRKDDAD; encoded by the coding sequence ATGAGTATGCTTTCACGGATTGCGCTAGCTCTAGTTATTATCGGTGGACTTAACTGGGGTTTGATCGGTTTTTTTCAGTTTGATTTAGTTGCGACATTATTTGGTGGTCAAGATGCATTCTTATCTAGGGTGGTCTATGGTCTTGTAGGGTTAAGTGCCCTGCTATGTCTCGGTCTGTTGTTTAAGCCTAGCGAAGAGATCGACACGGTTACCGACCGGCATTCACGTTTCTCCAATCCTAATTTAGGTACAGAATTCGGCGAGGAGGCGGATTTCAGGAAAGAGCGGGACGCTGAGATGAAAAAAGCGAATCGCAAGGATGATGCAGACTGA
- a CDS encoding ATP-binding protein, giving the protein MKNKKEIMRIIQQLDHHIADDFEAQDLDFKQWNFSAAEENINKMIKYAVCMANGGGGSVVFGVADKVRGIDNVLIGIPFDVDIKELQKRVFENTDPHIIPSFYELFYKEHSIRLLVMNILPETPPYATTEGTATIRQGKECLPYRNDS; this is encoded by the coding sequence ATGAAGAATAAAAAAGAAATCATGAGGATCATTCAGCAATTGGATCATCATATTGCAGATGATTTTGAGGCACAGGACCTAGACTTTAAACAGTGGAATTTTAGTGCTGCAGAGGAAAATATCAATAAAATGATTAAATACGCTGTTTGTATGGCAAATGGCGGCGGGGGCAGTGTTGTTTTCGGCGTGGCCGACAAAGTGCGGGGAATAGACAATGTTTTAATAGGGATTCCATTTGATGTAGACATAAAAGAATTACAAAAAAGGGTGTTTGAGAATACAGATCCACACATTATTCCTTCATTTTATGAACTATTTTATAAAGAACATTCGATCCGTCTATTAGTCATGAACATTTTGCCGGAAACACCGCCTTATGCAACAACAGAAGGTACAGCAACCATTAGACAAGGGAAAGAATGTCTGCCGTATAGGAACGACTCTTAG
- a CDS encoding malate:quinone oxidoreductase, whose translation MSNSEKKTDVILIGAGIMSATLGTMLKELVPEWEIKVFDKLANAGEESSNEWNNAGTGHAALCELNYTVEKPDGSVDISKAISINEQFQVSMQFWSYLVNNKLIHNPQDFIMSLPHMSMVQGEQNVAFLKKRFEAMSNNPLFQGMKFSDDPAKLMEWIPLIMQDRPSNEAIAATKIDSGTDVNFGALTRMLFDHLKTKNVDINYNHSVDAIKRTNDGSWDLKVKNVDSGKVEHHTAKFVFIGGGGGSLHLLQKSGIPEGKHIGGFPVSGIFMVCNNPDVIAQHHAKVYGKAQVGAPPMSVPHLDTRFIDDKKSLLFGPFAGFSPKFLKTGSMFDLVTSVKPDNVLTMLAAGAKEMSLTKYLIQQVMLSKEQRMEELRVFIPNAKSEDWDFVVAGQRVQVIKDTADGGKGTLQFGTEVITAADGSIAALLGASPGASTAVHVMLEIIQKCFPEHVNEWEQKIKEMIPSYGLSLMENPELLDEIHASTAETLGLSGKELVYS comes from the coding sequence ATGAGCAACAGCGAAAAGAAAACAGACGTCATCTTAATTGGTGCCGGAATTATGAGTGCGACTTTGGGAACAATGCTAAAAGAATTAGTACCGGAATGGGAAATAAAAGTATTTGATAAGCTCGCAAACGCGGGGGAAGAAAGTTCTAATGAATGGAATAATGCAGGAACGGGCCATGCGGCACTGTGTGAGCTTAACTACACAGTTGAAAAACCGGATGGATCTGTAGATATCAGCAAAGCTATAAGTATTAATGAGCAGTTTCAAGTTTCAATGCAGTTCTGGTCGTATCTCGTAAACAATAAGCTGATACATAATCCACAGGACTTTATTATGTCATTGCCCCATATGAGTATGGTGCAAGGGGAACAAAATGTAGCGTTTTTAAAGAAACGTTTTGAAGCGATGTCAAACAATCCTTTGTTCCAAGGAATGAAATTTTCCGATGACCCAGCAAAACTGATGGAATGGATTCCGCTTATTATGCAAGACCGCCCATCGAATGAAGCGATAGCGGCAACAAAAATTGACTCTGGTACAGACGTTAACTTTGGTGCTTTAACGCGCATGTTATTTGACCATTTAAAAACTAAAAATGTTGATATCAACTATAACCATAGTGTTGACGCTATTAAACGTACGAACGATGGCTCATGGGATTTGAAAGTGAAGAATGTCGATAGTGGTAAGGTCGAGCACCATACTGCAAAATTCGTCTTTATCGGAGGCGGTGGAGGAAGTCTGCATCTACTGCAAAAATCCGGTATTCCTGAAGGAAAACATATTGGCGGATTCCCGGTAAGTGGCATATTTATGGTGTGTAATAATCCAGATGTTATCGCGCAACATCATGCAAAAGTATACGGTAAAGCACAGGTTGGAGCTCCTCCAATGTCTGTTCCGCATCTTGATACACGATTTATCGATGATAAAAAATCGTTACTATTTGGACCATTTGCTGGCTTCTCACCAAAATTCCTAAAAACAGGTTCAATGTTTGACCTAGTAACTTCCGTAAAACCGGATAATGTCCTAACTATGTTGGCGGCAGGCGCAAAAGAGATGTCATTGACCAAATACTTGATCCAACAAGTGATGTTATCGAAAGAACAGCGTATGGAAGAGTTGCGCGTGTTTATCCCGAACGCGAAGAGCGAGGATTGGGATTTCGTAGTAGCCGGCCAACGTGTACAAGTTATTAAAGATACTGCTGACGGCGGTAAAGGAACGCTCCAATTTGGTACCGAAGTTATCACTGCAGCTGACGGCTCGATTGCAGCATTACTAGGTGCTTCTCCAGGTGCTTCTACTGCTGTTCACGTTATGCTTGAAATAATTCAAAAATGCTTCCCGGAACATGTGAATGAGTGGGAACAAAAAATCAAAGAAATGATTCCATCTTATGGCTTGTCGCTAATGGAAAATCCGGAGCTTCTGGACGAAATTCATGCTTCGACAGCAGAGACACTTGGTCTAAGCGGAAAAGAGCTAGTCTATAGTTAA
- a CDS encoding plasmid pRiA4b ORF-3 family protein, giving the protein MHIRCTKKLLVELKVEPESVAEDNPLFSWHANLIMVNRRKAVVLVNDHNRYAVVLYGLKAKDFKRLTEIALQGIRETFQGEGISDEVIDQYLLHAGEVSATKTKDRTSVARMNKACDNAYFFDELWDNDSIFQPDMGNRISRFLVGDGKNSYIQPNEEMYKDLTLFAGQSIFEAKAAILKVTLRLENRHVWRRLVVPINKTFNQLHQIIQMAFGWQDNHLHDFYVYGNVVNSENHITVGHNEKIQKPIINLVCDQEAFSYPREVAMKHEKGVKLSEYIPAYDKLTYNYDFGDDWKHDIEVESIVENYDSNSPVCLEGEGNTPPEDVGGEYGYEEFLGILADPAHPEYEHMVNWGRMQSYQDFAIDYINIELKRF; this is encoded by the coding sequence ATGCATATTCGTTGTACGAAGAAACTTTTAGTTGAACTTAAAGTCGAACCTGAATCAGTTGCGGAGGACAATCCACTTTTCTCTTGGCACGCAAATTTAATCATGGTCAATCGTAGGAAAGCGGTTGTGTTAGTGAATGATCATAATCGTTATGCCGTTGTGTTGTACGGCCTGAAAGCGAAAGACTTTAAAAGGCTCACCGAGATTGCCCTGCAAGGAATCCGTGAAACATTCCAGGGGGAAGGGATATCGGACGAGGTGATTGACCAGTATTTACTTCATGCCGGTGAAGTTTCCGCTACGAAAACAAAGGATCGAACTTCTGTGGCAAGAATGAATAAGGCTTGTGATAATGCATACTTTTTTGATGAGTTATGGGATAATGATTCTATTTTCCAGCCGGACATGGGCAACAGAATTAGCCGTTTTTTAGTTGGAGATGGAAAAAACAGCTATATTCAACCGAATGAAGAGATGTATAAGGATCTTACCCTTTTTGCAGGCCAATCCATTTTTGAAGCAAAAGCAGCAATTTTAAAAGTGACACTTAGGCTTGAAAACCGTCATGTATGGCGGCGACTTGTGGTCCCTATAAACAAAACGTTTAATCAGTTGCATCAAATTATACAGATGGCCTTTGGATGGCAAGATAACCATCTTCATGACTTTTATGTTTATGGAAATGTGGTTAATTCGGAAAATCACATAACTGTTGGGCATAATGAAAAAATCCAAAAACCGATCATCAACCTTGTTTGTGATCAAGAAGCTTTTTCTTATCCTAGGGAAGTGGCCATGAAGCATGAAAAAGGTGTGAAGCTATCGGAATATATCCCTGCATACGATAAACTGACATACAATTATGATTTCGGTGATGACTGGAAGCATGATATCGAAGTAGAAAGTATTGTAGAGAACTATGATTCCAACTCTCCTGTTTGCTTGGAAGGGGAAGGGAATACACCACCAGAAGATGTAGGCGGTGAGTATGGTTATGAAGAATTTCTCGGGATTCTTGCTGATCCCGCTCACCCTGAGTATGAGCATATGGTTAATTGGGGACGGATGCAGAGTTATCAGGATTTTGCTATTGACTATATAAATATAGAATTGAAGAGATTTTAA